A single bacterium DNA region contains:
- a CDS encoding SDR family oxidoreductase, with amino-acid sequence MDLKDKVVVITGAASGIGRSTAEVFIRAGASVVGLDIKIPAESLKGARFLEVNVANSNDVEKCFQNILETEGHIDCLVNNAGISKDAPVWKMTESMWDDVIDVNLKGAFNCIHHVAPHFREQQSGKIVNVASINGMRGKFGLANYAASKAGIIGLTKAVATELARYRVNVNAVAPGLIATPLVMSMTPEALAKSKSEILLGEPGQPEDVANTVVFLCSDLAKHITGEIIKIDGGQYI; translated from the coding sequence ATAGATCTTAAGGACAAGGTCGTTGTTATCACCGGCGCGGCGAGCGGCATCGGGCGTTCGACCGCAGAAGTTTTTATTCGGGCAGGCGCGTCCGTTGTCGGCCTGGATATTAAGATTCCGGCGGAATCTTTGAAAGGCGCTCGATTTCTTGAAGTCAATGTAGCCAACTCGAACGACGTTGAGAAATGTTTCCAAAACATTTTGGAAACCGAAGGGCACATTGATTGCCTCGTTAACAATGCAGGCATTTCAAAAGATGCGCCGGTTTGGAAAATGACCGAATCCATGTGGGATGATGTGATCGATGTAAATCTAAAAGGCGCGTTTAATTGTATTCACCATGTAGCGCCGCACTTTCGCGAACAGCAATCGGGAAAGATTGTCAATGTCGCATCCATCAACGGCATGCGCGGCAAATTTGGACTGGCAAATTATGCCGCATCGAAGGCGGGTATTATCGGACTCACGAAAGCCGTTGCCACCGAACTGGCTCGTTATCGCGTTAATGTGAACGCTGTTGCTCCGGGCCTAATCGCCACGCCGCTGGTGATGTCCATGACGCCCGAGGCTTTGGCGAAATCAAAATCGGAGATTCTACTCGGAGAGCCGGGCCAACCTGAGGATGTTGCCAATACCGTCGTTTTTTTGTGTTCCGATCTTGCAAAGCACATAACCGGCGAAATAATTAAGATCGACGGCGGACAGTATATATGA
- a CDS encoding 2-hydroxyglutaryl-CoA dehydratase: MAYAAGVDVGSTQTKAVIIDERRRIVQRSLIDTGANVTMAAENAFKQAVELAGIGEQEVEFVIGTGYGRYKVTFGNKQITEISCHGRGAVHMFPKTRTVLDMGGQDSKAIRVNDKGEIIDFCMNDKCAAGTGRFLGAAAVTLDIPLDNLGPTALLAQRSVRISTTCTVFAESEILSWLGKGKKVEDILWGVHQSIASRSTGLLKRVGVEDEVSFTGGVAKNTGMIKALEESLQHKINISEDSHYMGALGAALFAMDHIIASRKPHAKEAV; this comes from the coding sequence ATGGCATATGCAGCAGGAGTGGATGTCGGTTCCACTCAAACAAAAGCAGTGATTATCGATGAGCGCCGCCGTATCGTGCAGCGATCGCTCATTGACACCGGCGCGAATGTGACCATGGCCGCAGAAAACGCTTTCAAGCAGGCGGTTGAACTTGCCGGTATAGGCGAACAGGAAGTGGAGTTTGTTATCGGCACTGGCTATGGACGATACAAGGTCACCTTCGGTAATAAGCAAATCACCGAAATAAGTTGTCACGGACGCGGCGCCGTTCACATGTTTCCGAAGACCCGCACCGTGCTCGATATGGGCGGCCAGGACAGCAAAGCTATTCGTGTGAACGATAAGGGCGAGATCATAGATTTCTGCATGAACGACAAATGTGCGGCAGGAACCGGAAGGTTTCTCGGCGCGGCGGCGGTAACGCTGGATATTCCGCTGGATAATTTAGGCCCTACCGCACTGCTTGCTCAGCGAAGCGTGCGCATCAGCACTACATGTACGGTTTTCGCGGAATCTGAGATATTGTCCTGGCTTGGGAAAGGAAAAAAAGTCGAAGATATTCTATGGGGCGTTCATCAGTCTATTGCATCACGATCCACCGGACTCTTAAAGAGAGTGGGAGTTGAAGATGAAGTCTCGTTTACCGGAGGTGTTGCGAAAAACACGGGAATGATAAAAGCGCTAGAGGAAAGCCTTCAACATAAAATCAATATCAGCGAAGACTCTCATTATATGGGCGCTCTTGGTGCGGCTTTGTTTGCGATGGATCATATTATTGCAAGCCGGAAGCCTCATGCAAAGGAGGCCGTATGA
- a CDS encoding 2-hydroxyglutaryl-CoA dehydratase codes for MKYTAGLDMGSTYIKAVILSEDQSIFGKAMAPTGSKLVETSESVLAEAIRSAGLIRENIKYIITTGYGRHMVPFRDLQVTDLTASARGSQMLFPTTRTILDIGGQTMKATRVDDKGKVVTFRLNDKCAAGTGAFLEKTARYMGYSTSDIGSLLHLSKQKVPISGVCAVFAESEVISHLSEGVPPEDIMYGAISSLTDRSVQLLTRIKAEPTYILIGGILRWDTMARSIGNQLTGTVNVPDGDLPQYVTATGAALLGHLRLHQIEKTATITA; via the coding sequence ATGAAATACACAGCAGGATTGGATATGGGATCAACGTATATCAAAGCGGTAATCTTGTCTGAGGATCAGTCCATTTTCGGCAAGGCCATGGCGCCTACAGGATCAAAACTGGTCGAGACGTCGGAATCGGTTCTCGCAGAAGCCATTCGCTCAGCCGGACTTATTAGAGAGAACATAAAATACATTATCACTACCGGCTACGGCCGCCACATGGTTCCGTTTCGAGATCTTCAGGTCACTGACCTGACCGCCTCGGCTCGCGGTTCACAGATGCTTTTTCCGACAACTCGCACTATTCTCGACATTGGCGGTCAGACGATGAAGGCTACGCGCGTTGACGATAAAGGAAAAGTCGTCACGTTTCGCCTCAATGACAAGTGCGCGGCCGGCACAGGCGCTTTTCTAGAGAAGACGGCCCGGTATATGGGGTACAGTACTTCGGATATAGGCTCGCTGCTGCATTTGTCAAAGCAGAAAGTTCCAATCTCAGGCGTGTGTGCTGTATTTGCGGAATCGGAGGTCATCAGTCATTTATCCGAAGGTGTTCCGCCGGAAGATATTATGTACGGCGCCATTTCGTCGCTGACAGATCGATCCGTACAGCTTCTCACAAGAATTAAAGCAGAGCCAACCTACATTCTGATCGGCGGTATCTTGAGATGGGATACCATGGCACGATCGATCGGAAACCAATTGACCGGAACGGTGAATGTTCCAGACGGAGATCTGCCGCAATATGTTACCGCGACGGGCGCCGCATTGCTTGGGCATTTACGATTACATCAAATTGAGAAAACAGCGACTATAACTGCATAA
- a CDS encoding serine hydroxymethyltransferase, producing MQFIEKQDPEIFKTIISEKTRQNTTLEMIASENFVSQAVMEAAGTVLTNKYAEGYPGNRYYGGCEFVDIAENIARERAKELFKCDYANVQPHSGSQANMAVYFTILQPGDTIMGMNLAHGGHLTHGSPVNFSGKMYKVVAYGVKKETGRIDYDELFKVAREHKPKLIIAGASAYPRFIEYEKFREIADEIGAYLMSDMAHPAGLIAAGIHPSPIPHCDFVTTTTHKTLRGPRSGLILMGKDFENRLGITAPKSGRVKMMSEILDSTVMPGIQGGPLMHIIAAKAVAFKEALQPSFKVYAKQVVSNAQALAQTLVDLGYDLVSGGTDNHLILVDLTRKHITGKKAENILEHAGITVNKNMVPFDTQSPFVTSGIRIGTAALTTRGMKESEMKKIADFIDRAIKQADSEIALDKIRQEVVELAKGFPLYT from the coding sequence ATGCAATTTATAGAAAAGCAAGATCCGGAAATTTTTAAAACCATAATTAGCGAGAAAACCCGTCAGAACACGACGCTGGAAATGATCGCTTCGGAAAACTTTGTCAGCCAGGCCGTAATGGAAGCGGCAGGAACGGTTTTGACGAATAAATATGCGGAAGGTTATCCCGGGAATCGGTACTATGGCGGGTGCGAGTTCGTTGACATCGCGGAAAATATCGCGCGTGAAAGGGCGAAAGAATTATTTAAATGCGACTACGCCAATGTTCAGCCGCATTCAGGAAGTCAGGCGAACATGGCGGTATATTTTACGATATTGCAGCCTGGCGATACCATCATGGGTATGAATCTCGCTCATGGCGGACATTTGACTCACGGGAGTCCTGTAAATTTTTCCGGAAAAATGTACAAAGTTGTGGCATACGGGGTGAAGAAAGAAACCGGACGAATTGATTATGACGAACTTTTCAAAGTTGCTCGTGAACATAAACCCAAACTGATCATCGCCGGCGCCAGCGCTTATCCTCGGTTTATTGAATATGAAAAATTTCGAGAGATTGCCGATGAAATTGGAGCGTATCTCATGTCCGATATGGCGCATCCGGCTGGGCTCATAGCGGCCGGGATTCATCCGAGTCCAATACCGCATTGTGATTTTGTAACGACGACAACGCATAAAACGTTGCGCGGCCCACGTTCAGGCCTAATTTTGATGGGGAAAGATTTTGAAAACCGTCTTGGAATTACTGCGCCTAAATCCGGCAGAGTTAAAATGATGTCTGAAATTCTAGATAGTACCGTAATGCCTGGAATTCAGGGCGGACCATTGATGCATATTATCGCCGCCAAAGCGGTTGCATTCAAAGAAGCGCTGCAGCCGTCATTCAAAGTTTACGCTAAACAAGTTGTGTCAAACGCCCAGGCTCTTGCGCAAACGTTGGTTGACTTGGGCTACGACCTCGTTTCAGGCGGAACGGATAATCATCTCATACTGGTCGATCTGACCCGGAAGCATATTACAGGCAAAAAAGCAGAAAATATTCTCGAGCATGCAGGAATTACGGTTAATAAAAACATGGTTCCTTTTGACACTCAATCGCCGTTCGTAACGAGCGGGATCCGTATCGGCACGGCAGCTTTGACCACGCGCGGAATGAAGGAGTCGGAAATGAAAAAAATAGCAGATTTTATTGACCGCGCTATCAAACAGGCAGATAGTGAAATAGCATTAGATAAAATAAGGCAGGAAGTGGTAGAATTGGCTAAAGGATTTCCATTGTATACCTAA
- a CDS encoding LPXTG cell wall anchor domain-containing protein, which translates to MNKLNRPIAVTIAVMFFNLQIGSTVFIPTRLVAQEKSKDNKPVVAVLDLQVSGGILKSEAAALSDRLRSEMQELKKFDLIERSQMDALLKEQDFSISELSESNAAKAGKLLSAEQVAIGTIGKVGRTYTVDVRLIEVETGKVINSSKQDYIGPTEGLVQVMRNIARIFAGLEPMKIKLESNTIWWVLGGLAIGGGAGAFLLLKKKESGTASFASPPALP; encoded by the coding sequence ATGAATAAATTGAACAGACCTATCGCCGTTACAATTGCAGTTATGTTCTTTAATTTGCAGATTGGTTCAACGGTTTTCATCCCGACCCGTCTGGTCGCCCAAGAAAAAAGTAAGGATAATAAGCCGGTAGTTGCGGTTTTGGATCTACAGGTAAGTGGAGGAATATTGAAATCGGAAGCCGCGGCCTTATCGGACCGATTACGAAGCGAAATGCAGGAGTTAAAAAAATTCGATCTGATAGAGCGCTCGCAAATGGATGCCCTCCTAAAAGAACAGGATTTCTCGATATCTGAACTGAGCGAATCCAACGCGGCGAAAGCAGGAAAGCTTTTGAGCGCGGAACAAGTAGCTATTGGCACCATTGGGAAAGTTGGCAGGACTTACACGGTTGACGTCAGGCTTATTGAAGTGGAAACCGGAAAGGTTATCAATTCTTCCAAACAAGACTATATCGGCCCTACCGAAGGTCTAGTTCAAGTCATGAGGAACATAGCAAGAATATTTGCCGGACTGGAGCCGATGAAAATTAAATTAGAGAGTAATACGATTTGGTGGGTTCTTGGAGGTTTAGCCATTGGCGGAGGCGCCGGGGCTTTTCTATTGCTGAAGAAAAAAGAAAGCGGAACGGCTTCTTTTGCAAGCCCGCCCGCTCTGCCTTAA
- a CDS encoding choice-of-anchor D domain-containing protein: protein MPLATKLRFTLFCFFFWALANQAQSQTSWVNLGPDGGDYDAMAIDFKNPAVMYAGTRSGQIYKTVNEGQSWVFLTNVQDYITKLIVDSSNSGRIYAGTGNGNIFYSIDEGVSWSQSLTTIGTEHIGFINDIQINPLNPTQLFTFDTEKLYKSLNGGKSWQKVRTLGDSLNLLTAFAFDPQNPSGKMYAASGTELFSSENGGVDFGTPLLNLMPGWRIAKIYVEQNITSTVHILIGRADSTKILRSNNGGALWTVTYASNKGLTAGYVQSNFFSWQQREIGSPEHVVASPIGLLKTNNGGASWYQLLSAQGDLNMIRGGTFVRSPADTGRFYANYDKNATKMIITSSGVVSLTEITIGLNANDIKKILFANGPFIVAQTGTQDLIGSLNYGADYLTITGIGPNNDIRTFDYYQGPNNSTDGDDTSRYVLQNGKIFDTRQPVPWDSVDFPGSMNLVVDAVSFHYSFGVASPIGMVAAVGSNSSPNGAVVVSSNFGKSWQTLDMTPFIGHKVKHVAAYYDQIRQFTRIFASTDDKIYYMPYGQSSTWSLVYTDASNTIQNFVIDRNPDLRNNILVWRQGNRLEFGSLEHGPQLYQFEDVSSSILNLIPTGGVIQNLFTGEDGYYLLIETYGNNSGFRRIYKTSFANNVHWAEITESPVDQLRVANLVTLRDNSNNVLVYAAANNGIWTLTQTAIVTRDTAVASLPTSVASDSAALLVNFYNTGTANLDLDSIGISGDLSGSFRIQNIQGHYVVQLKSVLQVPVVFTPQTLGIKEATLRAVYRVRASTGFGDSAVVLTTRLTGNTKAARITTNLKGDSLDVRGVLLNATQTASFVLANTGDDALYISDIYLQSGANFNIADVNGTDSTQLTVPPSRTIPITISFTPDSNKSYEDNLVIRSNAYNFLNNNKDSLHTFKILGTGSAISFDASAVDPQLNNDLSIDITLQKINVSDLTGILKYRATGSGNAGYKQRSMMPKSGIAGPNAVLRATIPSDEITEAGLEFFVQISSGTTIVQFPDDGEFNPYALSVSVKSAPGLNSSSTLTLPGGTSNKAYRLVSFPITLNDKTPQGAFGASNMGELGDKGDWQLYRYDNSQFIKASDGSFGTINSGQSYLCITRKPKILNSGTGKTVTPEEAITLINSGWNMISNPYTFDISWLVIANLNDKIDLTNLVVLDNGRFKYVDQEQALDLKLEPWKGYFYYSDPDSGSFTLYYPALNATAAGKVSPSQKTRLPEKNNLGLKEYIIALKLKPESDDDFSTYRLGELQDAQIGMDRFDKQLLPVLSRDEVQLQFVNDQRIYLNSEFKSISQDGNYWDFEIKAASGKQTVELAWTGIETVSANREIVLVDRDRATKIDLKTEQKVVLSVSANETHHYRLLVGTKQYIESTEILTIPASFYLTQNYPNPFNPTTTIKYGLPQSARVQLIVYNALGQKVRTLVNSEQTAASYSVLWDGRNDYGIGVASGMYFYRLEVRTANAKKAFTQTHKMIFVK from the coding sequence ATGCCACTTGCTACAAAACTACGATTTACACTCTTTTGCTTTTTCTTCTGGGCTCTGGCAAATCAGGCCCAATCCCAAACAAGCTGGGTCAATCTTGGTCCGGACGGAGGGGATTATGATGCAATGGCTATTGATTTTAAAAATCCGGCGGTAATGTATGCCGGAACACGATCAGGTCAGATATACAAGACGGTTAATGAAGGCCAATCATGGGTTTTTCTGACTAATGTTCAGGATTATATCACTAAACTTATTGTTGATTCATCCAATAGCGGCCGCATCTATGCAGGAACCGGTAATGGCAACATATTTTATTCAATTGATGAAGGCGTTTCATGGAGCCAATCGTTGACTACTATAGGAACAGAGCACATCGGATTTATTAATGACATACAGATCAATCCTCTTAATCCCACACAGCTATTTACCTTTGATACGGAGAAACTTTACAAGAGTTTGAATGGCGGAAAAAGTTGGCAAAAGGTGAGAACTTTAGGAGATTCTCTTAATTTGTTGACCGCATTTGCCTTTGATCCTCAAAACCCGTCCGGTAAGATGTATGCGGCATCGGGAACCGAACTTTTTTCATCTGAGAATGGCGGAGTCGATTTTGGGACGCCTTTATTGAATTTAATGCCAGGATGGCGAATCGCAAAAATATATGTTGAACAGAACATAACGTCCACAGTACACATTCTTATTGGACGTGCAGACAGCACGAAAATACTTCGCAGTAATAACGGAGGCGCTTTGTGGACGGTCACGTATGCTTCGAATAAAGGATTAACTGCCGGTTATGTTCAATCCAATTTTTTTAGTTGGCAGCAACGAGAGATTGGGTCGCCCGAGCACGTCGTTGCCTCACCCATCGGTTTACTAAAGACCAATAATGGCGGTGCATCTTGGTACCAGTTGCTATCTGCTCAAGGTGATTTGAATATGATCCGTGGGGGTACCTTTGTCAGATCGCCGGCTGATACGGGACGCTTCTATGCAAATTATGATAAAAATGCTACAAAAATGATTATCACGAGTTCGGGTGTCGTAAGCCTGACAGAAATTACTATCGGCCTGAATGCGAATGACATAAAGAAAATTCTTTTTGCTAATGGGCCTTTCATTGTTGCCCAAACAGGAACACAGGATCTTATAGGAAGTTTAAATTACGGCGCCGACTATTTGACCATTACGGGTATAGGACCTAATAACGATATCCGAACTTTCGATTATTATCAGGGGCCGAATAATTCGACTGACGGCGATGACACCTCGCGTTATGTGCTGCAAAACGGCAAGATTTTTGATACCAGACAACCGGTACCTTGGGATTCCGTCGATTTTCCAGGGAGTATGAATCTCGTCGTGGATGCAGTCAGTTTTCATTATTCTTTTGGAGTAGCTTCGCCCATTGGAATGGTTGCAGCGGTCGGATCCAATTCAAGCCCAAACGGAGCAGTAGTAGTTAGTTCCAATTTTGGAAAGTCCTGGCAGACCCTTGATATGACGCCATTTATCGGCCATAAGGTAAAACACGTTGCAGCGTATTACGATCAAATACGTCAGTTCACACGAATTTTTGCATCGACGGATGATAAAATCTATTATATGCCATATGGACAAAGTTCGACATGGAGCCTGGTTTATACGGATGCAAGCAATACAATTCAGAATTTCGTAATAGATCGTAATCCTGATCTTAGAAATAACATTCTTGTTTGGAGACAAGGCAATCGTCTGGAATTCGGGAGCCTGGAGCACGGACCTCAGCTATACCAATTTGAGGATGTCAGTTCATCCATATTGAATCTTATTCCCACAGGCGGAGTAATCCAAAATCTCTTTACCGGTGAGGATGGGTATTACTTGCTTATAGAGACTTATGGGAACAATTCAGGTTTTCGGCGCATATACAAAACGAGCTTTGCTAATAATGTGCATTGGGCAGAAATTACGGAATCGCCGGTTGATCAGCTTCGGGTAGCTAATCTGGTAACTTTACGCGACAACAGCAATAATGTGTTGGTCTACGCGGCAGCGAATAACGGCATTTGGACACTGACACAGACGGCCATTGTAACGAGAGACACCGCAGTAGCTTCGTTACCCACTTCGGTTGCATCAGACTCCGCTGCCCTATTAGTCAATTTCTACAACACAGGAACCGCGAATCTAGATCTGGATTCAATCGGAATCAGTGGTGATCTTTCCGGAAGTTTCAGAATTCAAAATATTCAGGGGCATTATGTTGTTCAATTAAAATCTGTATTACAAGTGCCGGTCGTATTTACGCCTCAGACTTTAGGAATCAAAGAGGCCACACTTCGGGCGGTATACAGAGTTAGGGCATCAACCGGTTTTGGTGATAGCGCCGTTGTCTTGACGACCCGGTTAACAGGCAATACCAAAGCCGCTCGAATCACGACCAATCTCAAAGGCGATTCTTTGGATGTTCGTGGCGTGCTGCTCAATGCAACGCAGACAGCCAGTTTTGTGCTAGCCAATACCGGTGATGATGCGCTGTACATCAGTGATATTTATTTGCAAAGCGGAGCAAATTTCAATATCGCTGATGTTAACGGAACGGACAGCACTCAATTGACAGTGCCGCCCAGTCGGACGATACCTATAACGATTAGTTTTACACCTGATTCAAATAAATCTTATGAAGACAATTTGGTCATTCGCAGCAACGCATACAACTTTCTCAATAACAATAAAGATTCTCTCCACACATTCAAAATCTTAGGAACGGGTTCTGCGATCTCGTTTGACGCTTCCGCAGTAGACCCACAACTGAATAATGATTTAAGCATCGACATAACCCTTCAAAAAATCAACGTCTCCGATTTGACCGGTATTCTCAAATATAGGGCAACCGGGAGCGGCAATGCAGGTTACAAGCAGCGCTCTATGATGCCAAAATCCGGGATTGCCGGCCCCAATGCAGTTCTTAGAGCTACTATTCCATCCGACGAAATTACTGAGGCCGGTCTGGAGTTTTTTGTACAAATAAGTTCCGGCACAACGATCGTTCAATTTCCGGATGATGGAGAATTCAATCCTTATGCACTTAGCGTGTCTGTAAAATCTGCGCCGGGTCTAAACAGCAGCAGCACATTAACGCTTCCGGGCGGCACATCTAACAAAGCTTATCGCCTGGTTTCATTTCCCATAACGTTGAATGACAAAACCCCGCAGGGAGCTTTTGGTGCAAGCAATATGGGGGAACTGGGGGATAAGGGCGATTGGCAATTGTATCGGTATGACAACAGTCAATTCATCAAAGCCTCTGATGGATCTTTTGGTACAATTAATTCCGGCCAGTCGTACTTATGCATTACTCGAAAACCAAAAATACTCAACTCCGGAACCGGAAAAACCGTTACACCTGAAGAGGCAATAACACTGATTAATAGCGGATGGAATATGATTTCCAATCCCTATACGTTTGATATTTCGTGGTTGGTTATAGCAAATCTAAACGACAAAATTGATCTTACCAATCTTGTGGTACTGGACAACGGGCGATTCAAATACGTTGACCAGGAACAAGCGCTTGATCTAAAACTGGAACCATGGAAAGGCTACTTTTATTACTCAGATCCCGATAGCGGCAGTTTCACACTCTATTACCCGGCACTCAATGCAACTGCAGCAGGAAAAGTTTCGCCATCACAAAAAACTCGATTGCCGGAAAAAAATAATTTAGGTTTAAAAGAATATATAATTGCATTGAAACTAAAACCTGAAAGTGATGACGATTTTTCAACTTATCGTTTAGGCGAATTACAGGATGCTCAGATAGGCATGGATCGTTTTGATAAACAACTATTACCTGTGCTTAGTCGAGATGAAGTACAACTGCAATTTGTTAATGATCAAAGAATCTATCTCAATTCAGAATTCAAATCTATAAGTCAGGATGGAAATTACTGGGATTTTGAAATAAAGGCGGCATCGGGTAAGCAAACCGTTGAGCTAGCCTGGACTGGAATTGAAACCGTGTCGGCTAATCGTGAAATCGTCCTTGTAGATCGGGATCGGGCCACTAAGATCGATCTTAAAACTGAGCAGAAGGTGGTATTGTCTGTTTCGGCAAATGAAACACATCATTACCGTCTGCTTGTTGGAACGAAACAGTACATTGAGTCAACAGAAATATTGACCATACCCGCGTCATTCTATTTGACACAAAACTATCCGAACCCTTTCAATCCGACGACAACGATTAAGTATGGACTTCCGCAATCTGCACGGGTGCAGCTGATCGTATACAATGCGCTGGGTCAGAAGGTAAGGACATTGGTCAATTCAGAACAAACGGCGGCATCATACAGCGTGTTATGGGATGGAAGGAATGATTATGGTATTGGTGTAGCCAGCGGGATGTATTTCTATCGCCTTGAAGTCAGAACTGCTAATGCCAAAAAAGCATTTACGCAAACTCATAAAATGATTTTTGTTAAGTAA
- a CDS encoding FecR domain-containing protein, with translation MKNLIFKFVAVFVVASITIGATVYLAQANDNKAVAFVVKALGKAQSKTGKSWSTLSKGSRLFSGDEVKTSGDGYAAVMFLDDKSIVKVKPNSILKIQGTYEGKSISKQLVMDVGELFVKVSKQKGSFQVATPTSVASVKGTEFWVMEGTGGTTIVGLEGLIEITNKITNQTSNVSAGQTGRSTKAGEITVEETKESDIPDAGDLKEEIIIRFKDADGKEKEVKIQY, from the coding sequence ATGAAAAATCTAATTTTTAAATTCGTGGCTGTTTTCGTGGTCGCATCGATCACGATTGGTGCCACTGTTTATTTGGCTCAGGCCAACGATAACAAAGCTGTCGCTTTTGTCGTGAAAGCGTTGGGCAAAGCACAATCTAAAACTGGAAAAAGCTGGTCGACTCTGAGCAAAGGTTCCCGCCTGTTTTCAGGGGATGAAGTCAAAACGAGCGGCGACGGGTATGCAGCGGTGATGTTCCTGGATGACAAAAGCATCGTCAAAGTCAAACCGAATTCGATCCTGAAAATTCAAGGAACGTATGAAGGCAAATCCATCAGCAAACAGCTTGTCATGGATGTCGGAGAACTTTTCGTCAAGGTTTCCAAACAAAAAGGTTCGTTCCAGGTTGCAACGCCGACATCAGTGGCGTCTGTCAAGGGAACTGAGTTTTGGGTCATGGAAGGTACCGGCGGAACAACGATCGTCGGACTTGAAGGTTTGATAGAAATTACCAATAAAATCACAAATCAAACTTCCAACGTCAGCGCAGGCCAAACCGGCAGATCAACGAAAGCCGGCGAAATCACGGTTGAAGAAACTAAAGAGTCGGATATTCCGGATGCCGGAGATCTGAAAGAAGAAATCATCATTCGTTTCAAGGATGCTGACGGCAAAGAAAAAGAAGTTAAGATCCAATACTAA